One Gadus macrocephalus chromosome 17, ASM3116895v1 genomic window, CGGCGTAGGGTACCGcggttattttttcagtaacggtgtgatctaactaattactgtttccgtcgttacaacgccgttaccgtaactgtaaccctgcgttcacaccaaaagatgcaaaaagttgccgcgcggcacgatcccattcaaagtgaatgtagagacgcgttgctgctttgctgccgcagcacttgctgccgagaaaaagctttctcggcagcaaaatctgatttgcagcgcggcatgcccgtgcccgctgccgggcacgggcggcggcgggcgcgttcacgtattttgcggcgcgtcaaatgctgctcgagttgaaatatttcaacttttcggcagcaaacgcgtgatgacagccaatcagcgttcaacagcgttgccactgaggcgttgccactgaggcgttgccactgaggcgttgccactgagtgacatgccgtaatagccaatcagtgttactcccttggagtgacctagagttcactaccgttacatttatttagtaactcgaaaaaccccacaaatcagcattctgtagtgtagttgtgtttacagtaaaactaaactatgagtatgctaaagggctagaataacaaccccaaacaaaacccagttgggtgccaggcagcaccaaccttccaggctccgaatggtctcatgaacccataaacgacgggcattccgacgtctctccctcttccacaacaggtaaagacatgcaatgctcgtaatgtcggccatggttgtgaatgaattcagaagcaccgcgggcaaaacttgccgtgccgcgaaacttcccgcgctgcaaaactgcggcgcagcaaaacttttgctgcgcgtcaaaacctttgccgcgccgcaaaacctttgctgcgctgcaaaacttttgctgcgccgcaaaacttgatttgctgcgCCACAAAACTTCGGCgtcaacgcgttcgggcagcaaatgcatattttggtgtgaacgcagggtaagtTAAATGCGTTGCGTACTATTAATTGATTGACTTTAATTAcgtaatccgaacgcacccctggctccacaCAGAAACTGATCGGGAGGAGACGGGGTGGggtaacaacgagataagcgattataattggctaaccctgcgttcacaccaaaagatgcatttgctgcccgaacgcgttgacgccgagttttgcggcgcagcaaatcaagttttgcggcgcagcaaaagttttgcggcgcagcaaaggtttcgccgcagttttgcagcgcgggaagTTTCCACTTTTTGTAGTAttcggcagatgttccacagcctttacAACCAAGCAAATTAAAATTCAGTTGAAAGTATATCAGGAacttgaatgggcagttcaaccatttaaaaatCCATGAAGcaacttatatatttttttacagtaacgcatatagttactttccctggtaactagttacttttattatagagtaattcagttactaacttactttttggaaaaagtagtgagtaactaattacttttttgaaGTAACGTTCCCACCACTGCCCAGCACATATAGGTCAATGTGAGTTTATTTGGTATGTTTCAAACTCACAATTATTAATTGTATCTGTATATCATTGCCACCAACGGTGGAGTGGGTTCCATTACAGTCTGCATTATCACAAAAAGAAGCTCGGAGCGATTGAGATGAACACCGCATTTTCGCAAAACAGAAAACATAACTAAATACAAATTATAAACCATAGAGGAAACTCATCACTTTACACTGACTCGATGCTGACATTATTTTGGAAGTTCCTTCTGGTACCTTCCACAACACAAGCCGGTGCAGGCCACTGTtggaaagggaggggcggggagagagagagagagagagagagagagagagagagagagagagagagagagaggagatgagagagagagagagagagagagagagagagagagaggagagagagagagagagagagagagagagagagagaggagagagagagagagagagagcagggttgTTGCACGTGTCCTGGGCTGGAGACTGACTGCTGAACCGTGTGTGTGGGTCCACCGTGCACGACACAAAGAAACCTACCAGCTGTGCACAAGTGAACCTTCTCATTACAGGAAGTCGTCTGGGTAGGAGGATGTCTATAGCAGCGAGGCGGTGGCCAGATCCATCAGCACCTAACAGctgtgctctctccctctctgatatctcccttttccctccctctgattcctctctctctctctctgtctttatatctctgtctgcttctacctgtctctctgcttctgtgtcctccctctctctctctctctcaatatctgccttactctccttctctctttctgtatctccctccctctctttcttacctcaacctctctttctctctgtgtttccctctctccttccctccctgacTCACTCTCAGCCTCCCCCTCTCGCGTTATGTCTCACTTTCTCTTGCCATCGCCctatcttctcctctctttttgtctctccctttcttctccCTTTCCGCCTGTCCTTCCCCTTTATTCCCCCCTCtaaccctttctcctcctccctccctcccccctccttccccatcattatcccccttcctccccgttctctccctctctactgtATCACATGTGCATCCGTGAAGACTAATAAATGTCAAGGCCAGGAGGGGCGTAAAGTGCAGATGTGCAAGGGTAACTCTTAAATACAGTACACTTACACAACAGGTGGCATGGATGCAccgcgtgtgttagtgtgtgcgtgtgggtttgtGAGAGTATGGATGCAATCCCACTTCCCCACAAAAAAAACCAAAGATATCCGGACGTCGTGTCAATGTTATACAGAAGGGGTTAAGGATTACCTTCATCCAACAAAGGGAGGACACTAATTCCGAGCTTTCAAATTCTTCGTTAAGGAAAATCGGATTGGTTCCAGGCCTGAGAGGAATTAATCTCCTGTTACGTCCTGAGAGGTGGAATGCTACGCATTCTTCGTTGCGGGTCTACGCTGATGACCGGGGTGTCAAATCTGATAAGCCTCAGCCGGGGCTCTTGCTTAACGCTCAAGTAGGATTCTCTCTTTGCTATTGGACAacagctgctctctctctctctctctctctctctcctctcctctctctctctctctctctctctctctctctttctctcttcctctctcacggTTTGGCACGCAATGGTCCGAGAGTAACATTAGATATATTAAAGAGAGAGTACgggagagagcaagacaaaACAAGGTATGAGAGCGGGGTGAGCGTGAGTGagagtggtgagagagagaagagggagagccACATGTTtaaaagagagcgggagagagaggagagaaagagagagaggtgagagagagagagagagaaagagagtgagagagagagagagagagagagagagagagagagagttggtagacagagagagaagcggGAGACTGATAGtcagtagacagagagagagacagcgagagagagagaaaggcatgagagagagagagagagagagagagagagagagagagagagagagagagagagagagagagagagagagagagagagagagagcgccagtagacagagagagccagtagacagagagagccagtagacagagaaagagggagaagagagaaagagggggagagagagaggcgtgagAGTGTTTATTGCGTGTTCAGCCGAGTCAACCCGGCCCGGAAGGTTCTTTCCCGGAACACCCAGGGTTCTGGGAGtcctgcctctcctccatcaccagtTTTAGGGGCTAATTTGCAGCTTGACCATGTAGAAAACTGCGCCACTGCACCAAAACGGCTGTTTCTACACGCATGGCTGCCGTGACGACGAAGACCCTCCACCACAAAGCCCCCACCCATCCTACAGTCCTACGGCTCATTAGCATCAGAGTTGACCTCACCCATGAATCCATCTCACAAACAACAAACCCGGTTGTTTTTTAAGTCCTACGCGTTAATAGACCCTACGGGCTGTGGTGTACTATGTGGTGTGTTATATGGCCATGCATATGGCTAGCTGAAGCTCAGAGAAGCAGATGCCTTCTCGGTTTCCCAGGGGGTGAGACGGTGGGCAGTGGGGGGATCCTAATGCCTCCTAATTCACAGCAAATGCTGGGTTGGCAGGGGTAAAACCCAGGGATTGACTTGGACCTTTCTGCTGTGGAAACATAAGAGCGCTGTGAATTTCAACGGTGTTCCAACACAAATATTACAAGGTCTTTTGATTTCCAGCTGTGAAGCCCttgaaggagaggggaaagGCCCTTGCTTCGCCTAATGTCTCATGTTCAGGGTTTTATTGTGCGGCCTGGGGAGAGGGCGGGACATCAGGTCCTCGGTTTAACCTGGTACATTCTGGAGACCGGTCCGTCGCCTCCCTGTCACTCAGGGATCTCCTCTAAGTGTACCCGGCGTCTGAACCTCTTGAAGGGGACTCACTCTCTCCTCATAAAGGCTGGTTCCCAagtggggtttgtgtgtgtgtgtgtgtgtgtgtgtgtgtgtgtgtatgagggtaTGTGTGGTTgcgcatatgtttgtgtgtgtgtgtgtgtgtgctggagagGTGGACGGGGTTGGGCTCTCACCTGCTCAGTGTGTCCAGCTGCCAGCTGGGGGCAGACAGAGCCATCTACGGTCTCTCCAAGAACGCAGTTTGAGGCCTGGTTAATCCGCACCGCAGTgagggagggttgggggggggggggtgcgtgttggggaggtgggctgaggggttgagggtggggggtgggtgtcGAGAGCGCTGAGGTCATGACTTGGCATTGGcaccagtgggggggggagagagagagagagagagagagagagagagagagagagagagagagagagagagaggagagagagagagagagagagagagagagagagagagagagagagagagagagaaaaggaggagagatggagaggaagccTGAGAGgttgagagaaagaaaagaggagcacagagaggaagaaggagagagagaggtagaaaggggaacagagacagagagagaaatggggtTTGGTTGCTGGGCGTGCTAGTCGCGCTGTCTAAAAGGGATTGGCGCCGTACTCAGGCTGAAGGCTATAGACCGAAGGCTAAAGGGGTAGTTTGAAGCTAAATTCATACAGAATTAAATAAAATCACATAGCATCTACTGTGGTTTGCTATTCAAAAAATGTCTCTGCTCTGTCTCATGCTCGGTTAAATTTTATGACTGAAAAAGGGACATTTTAAGAGACAATTAGGCAAGAACATCTAATTTGTAGAATAACTGTACTAAGCTGAAGTCAGGCATTCATGTTTCGTGTTTTGGGAAGTCAACGTCTGTTTATGTTGTTTCCAGGCAACACATTAACATGGAAAATATGGTTGTACTGATGAAAATTTCTACCAACTAATTTATTCCTTGATCACACTCGTAGGTAGACCGTGACTAAAGAACCTAGACTTTTTTAGGACTGGCAACAAAGTAAGAAAGCAAGTTTTCTATTACTGGCCAGATCCAACTTTCTAGTATTTTCCACCAACAGATCTTCTTGGCAGTACTGTGTCAAAAAAAAGCGAAACAAGGAAGAATAGCTCTTTGGAGGAAGACATGTGAGGACCACAGGAAACCAGTTGCGGCTCATTTGGAATAAAGGCAAGTCACAGGGCAagtttgtttctgttttttttttattcagtcaGATTGTCTTCATGTCTTCACGTTCATATTGGCCTGGTGCCAGACCAGAAACATCCTCCTTGTTTCACTATAATTTCACAAGTATCGGGGGTTACTAGTATGCAGGCAGAACATGCTTGCAAACCCTTGAAGAAAAATCATATAAACTATCCCATCAGATAAAGATATCCATTTCAACAAGCCCATTATCCACAATTACTTCACGATAAAACTATGTtttctttaatttattttataaagTTTAAAATGGTTCTCTATACTCTCGCGTATAATCCACTAAGCAATCAGAAAGTTCTGACAAGTTCAAGCATGCAACCAAACCTAGGAAAATAAACACTCTTTGTGAGGAAAATAAAAATCTCAGGAGCCCTAACCTTGAAAGTTTGAGGTCTTGGTTGTGTTTTGGCAGTACAGTAGTGTTGGAACAAGTGGGACCCCTCCTATGTtttaatttaagccattcaATAACGGTCCATTGAAAACAAGTCCTACGGTGTGTACAAATAACCATTGAAaaccagcaacaaaaacaaacaacccccccaaaaaacgaCTTGACGATTATCCCACAATACAGGATGTGTGTCGATCCCTGAGCACGCCAAAGGAAAAGTCATTCACAGTTACtggagaggaaagggaggaggtggacgagACTAATCGGCCATCCTCCTTACCTTCCCTTTCTTTGTTTTCTTCCACGGTCTAGTTTTGGCCAGGTGGTTGGTGAGCAGTCCGTTGACCCCCGCTTCCTCCGAGTCCACCGCCTTCTCCTCTTCATACCACGGCCCCCACACCCCTCCGTTGTACTGGGGGTTCGACCGCAAGTCTTTGGCCGGGTAGCGCACCGGCACGGCCGTCCGGTTGTACTGCGCCAGCCGCATCAGCATCTTCTTGACGATGACCGGGTATCGCTGGGACAGGTCGCTCCTCTCGTACGGGTCGGCCGTGATGTTGAACAGCCACACCGACTTCCCGCGGTCCCAGTTCACCCGTTCGTTGTGCCAGCGCTTGGTCAGCATCTGGTTGGAGAAGGTCTGCGGTGGCACCCAGTCGCTGTAGCCCGGGTTCCCCGTCAGCAGCTTCCAGTGGCCCACGCGCAGGGCCGCCCGGATGGCTGTGTTCCACAGGCCATAGCCCGCCTTCCACGAGCCGTTCTTGGCCTTCACGTACATGGGGTCAATGTTGTGCAGGATGTCCTGTCGGGGGCAGCGGCGCCCCTCGCTGATGGACTCCCACACGTCGTAGCCGTCTAGGTTCATGTCCTCGTCCAGCGTGCCCTCGCCCAGGGTCACAAGGGTGGGGAACCAGTCCGTGATGTGGATCAACGCCCGGCACTTGGTCCTCTTTTTGACCAGCAGCGGGCTGTGGACGAAGCCCACCGCCCTGATGCCCCCCTCCCAGTAGGTGGCCTTGCTGCCCCGTAGGGGCCAATTGCTGCCCCCGACCAAGGGCTGACCGCCATTGTCCGAGGAGTACACCAGCACCGTGTTGTCGTAGTAGCCGTAGCGCTTCAGTGCTAGCGTGAGGTTGTGCACCGCCTCGTCCAGACAGGACACCATGGCGGCGTACTTGCGGCGGTAGATGTTGGGGATGCTCTTGTAGCGCTCCA contains:
- the arsj gene encoding arylsulfatase J, whose protein sequence is MLCTLWLLFHMLFVHVARTRCHQQMSWENWNGHSQNNRENELDKPSTQPHIIFILVDDQGFRDVGYHGSEIKTPTLDRLAAEGVKLENYYVQPLCSPSRSQLMTGRYQIHTGLQHSIIRATQPNCLPLENVTLPQKLKAAGYDTHMVGKWHLGFYKRGCMPTQRGFDTFFGSLLGSGDYYSHYKCEGAGMCGYDLHEGEEAAWEQDRGLYSTLMYTQKAVSILENHDPRRPLFLYMAYQAVHSPLQVPERYLERYKSIPNIYRRKYAAMVSCLDEAVHNLTLALKRYGYYDNTVLVYSSDNGGQPLVGGSNWPLRGSKATYWEGGIRAVGFVHSPLLVKKRTKCRALIHITDWFPTLVTLGEGTLDEDMNLDGYDVWESISEGRRCPRQDILHNIDPMYVKAKNGSWKAGYGLWNTAIRAALRVGHWKLLTGNPGYSDWVPPQTFSNQMLTKRWHNERVNWDRGKSVWLFNITADPYERSDLSQRYPVIVKKMLMRLAQYNRTAVPVRYPAKDLRSNPQYNGGVWGPWYEEEKAVDSEEAGVNGLLTNHLAKTRPWKKTKKGKVRRMAD